The following are encoded together in the Desulfovibrio desulfuricans DSM 642 genome:
- the pheS gene encoding phenylalanine--tRNA ligase subunit alpha — MDLISALESLVPELEKGLGQASSLDALEALRVDVLGRKGRIAQIMAQLPSLAPAERPAVGQTANSVKERCNALFEARKAVLEAGREAEALRRFDPSVPGRAPWRGSLHPTTLVTEEICQIFQGLGFDVASGPEVEIDYYNFEALNMPPEHPARDMQDTLYVTEKVLMRTHTSPVQARTMLARKPPLAVIAPGKVYRRDSDLTHTPMFHQIEGLMVGEGISMAHLRGTLTAFVRAVFGAETQVRFRPSFFPFTEPSAEVDISCCMCGGKGHIGDAPCRVCKTTGWVEILGCGMVDPAVFEAVGYPADVSGFAFGMGVERVTMLKYGIGDLRMFFENDVRFLGQFAR, encoded by the coding sequence ATGGATCTGATTTCTGCACTGGAAAGCCTGGTTCCCGAACTTGAAAAAGGTCTGGGCCAGGCTTCTTCGTTGGATGCCCTTGAGGCTTTGCGCGTGGATGTTCTGGGCCGCAAGGGCCGCATAGCCCAGATCATGGCCCAGTTGCCCTCGTTGGCCCCGGCAGAGCGCCCCGCCGTGGGCCAGACTGCCAACAGCGTCAAAGAACGCTGCAACGCCCTGTTTGAAGCCCGCAAGGCCGTTCTTGAGGCCGGGCGCGAGGCCGAAGCCCTGCGCCGTTTCGATCCTTCCGTTCCTGGTCGCGCGCCCTGGCGCGGCAGCCTGCATCCCACCACCTTGGTGACGGAAGAAATCTGCCAGATTTTTCAGGGGCTGGGCTTTGACGTGGCTTCCGGTCCGGAAGTGGAAATCGACTACTACAATTTTGAAGCCCTGAACATGCCGCCCGAGCACCCGGCCCGCGACATGCAGGATACCCTGTATGTCACCGAAAAGGTGCTCATGCGTACGCACACCTCGCCCGTGCAGGCCCGCACCATGCTGGCGCGCAAGCCTCCTCTGGCCGTCATTGCCCCCGGCAAGGTGTACCGGCGCGACAGCGACCTCACCCATACCCCCATGTTCCATCAGATCGAAGGCCTCATGGTGGGCGAGGGCATCAGCATGGCCCATCTGCGCGGCACGCTCACAGCCTTTGTGCGCGCTGTTTTTGGCGCTGAAACCCAGGTGCGTTTCCGCCCCAGCTTCTTCCCCTTTACCGAGCCTTCGGCAGAAGTGGACATCTCCTGCTGCATGTGCGGCGGCAAGGGCCACATTGGCGATGCGCCCTGCCGCGTGTGCAAAACCACGGGCTGGGTTGAAATCCTTGGTTGCGGCATGGTCGATCCTGCCGTGTTTGAAGCCGTGGGCTATCCTGCGGACGTCAGCGGCTTTGCCTTTGGCATGGGCGTGGAACGCGTGACCATGCTCAAGTACGGCATTGGCGATCTGCGGATGTTTTTTGAAAACGACGTGCGCTTCCTTGGCCAGTTTGCCCGGTAG